From Algoriphagus sp. NG3, the proteins below share one genomic window:
- a CDS encoding YihY/virulence factor BrkB family protein — protein MKTKILRLEVRLLWQARKLKKIHFGDPDKNLYDVGRIFLIQLKKDDILERAGSMAFSYTIALFPMILFLLNLIPYLQDIFPYITTEKILTFTQEILPEEIYTQSEGTIMDIVSKPRQSLLSLGFFFALFASTQGVVSMMNSFNSVYQTKDNRGFLQSRSIAVSIVLVLALTVITASLVMIVGGVVIRQLDELQVFNSGFMNFLFSSLKFLILLFMFYITTAFIFRFAPAVHDKWKFFSEGAKLAGLLITVGFYGFTFYLNNFASYNRLYGSIGTLIALMLWLLITSIIILVCFEVNVSLDLIEEKKKREGKGIEELVRKEKQAIPE, from the coding sequence ATTAAAACAAAAATCCTTAGGTTAGAAGTCAGGCTGCTATGGCAAGCCAGGAAGCTAAAGAAAATCCATTTCGGAGACCCCGACAAAAACCTATATGATGTGGGTAGGATTTTTTTGATTCAGTTGAAAAAAGACGACATTTTAGAGCGGGCTGGATCCATGGCTTTCAGCTATACTATAGCGCTGTTCCCTATGATCCTTTTCCTTCTCAATCTCATACCCTATTTACAGGATATTTTCCCGTATATCACCACAGAAAAAATCCTCACCTTCACCCAGGAGATCCTGCCAGAGGAAATCTATACCCAATCCGAAGGGACGATCATGGATATTGTGTCCAAGCCCCGTCAAAGCCTGCTTTCCTTGGGTTTCTTCTTTGCCCTCTTTGCTTCCACCCAAGGTGTGGTATCTATGATGAACTCCTTTAACTCTGTATATCAGACCAAAGACAACCGGGGTTTTTTACAAAGTAGAAGCATAGCTGTCAGCATCGTGCTTGTACTTGCCCTGACGGTGATTACGGCAAGTTTGGTAATGATCGTGGGAGGGGTAGTCATCCGGCAGCTGGATGAGCTGCAAGTGTTCAACTCAGGGTTTATGAATTTCTTGTTCTCCAGTCTGAAATTCCTTATCCTGCTGTTTATGTTTTACATCACTACAGCGTTTATTTTTAGGTTTGCCCCTGCCGTTCATGATAAGTGGAAATTCTTTTCTGAAGGAGCCAAGTTGGCCGGACTGTTGATTACAGTAGGATTCTATGGTTTCACGTTTTACCTGAACAATTTCGCCAGCTACAACAGGCTCTACGGCTCCATCGGAACATTGATCGCTTTGATGCTATGGCTGCTTATCACATCTATCATCATCCTGGTATGTTTTGAGGTAAATGTGAGCCTGGATCTGATAGAAGAAAAGAAAAAGCGTGAGGGGAAGGGAATAGAAGAACTAGTCCGCAAAGAAAAACAAGCTATCCCTGAATAG
- a CDS encoding thioesterase family protein yields the protein MYTAQTQIRVRYAETDQMSYVYYGNYAMYFEVARVEAMRSVGFSYREMEEEGVMMPVLESHFRYIKPGKYDELLTIKTRIPSLPGARIRFEYEVYNELGELITEGWTILTFLKKDSHRPTRPPHNLLALLEGYFQDVGQSD from the coding sequence ATGTACACTGCCCAGACGCAAATCAGAGTGAGGTACGCAGAGACAGACCAGATGAGCTATGTCTACTATGGAAACTATGCGATGTATTTCGAAGTGGCCAGAGTAGAAGCGATGCGTAGTGTAGGTTTTTCCTACCGGGAAATGGAGGAAGAAGGAGTGATGATGCCCGTACTGGAAAGTCATTTCCGCTATATAAAACCGGGCAAATACGATGAACTGCTCACCATCAAGACCCGGATTCCCTCACTGCCCGGAGCCCGGATCCGATTTGAATATGAGGTCTATAATGAACTGGGGGAACTGATCACTGAAGGCTGGACTATTCTCACCTTCCTCAAAAAAGACAGTCATCGTCCCACCAGACCTCCACATAATTTATTAGCTTTATTGGAAGGGTATTTTCAAGATGTAGGACAAAGTGATTAA
- the mltG gene encoding endolytic transglycosylase MltG, with product MQSDKRKNIYLVAIIAVSVIAISMSFYFYQVFFSPNALIDSDQKYMLKIGSNDTYKTVANRLYDDQVVNDLVSFSFVAKILDYQEGVKPGLYTVTPKMTNLELVKLLRSGRQTPVRITFNNVRTKEDLAEKITANLEITNDQFLNMIQDSVYIRKFDFEEETIMSMFIPNTYELWWNTSPEALFDRMYREYNSFWTDTRKQKASLLGLNPKEISTLASIVQAESQKADERPKIAGVYLNRLRLNMPLQADPTLVFALGDFELKRVLNIHKETDSPYNTYMYAGLPPGPINLPDINSLDAVLNAESHDYLYFCAKEDFSGYHAFAVTLAQHTANARRYQAALNAAKIY from the coding sequence ATGCAAAGCGATAAAAGAAAAAACATCTACCTCGTAGCGATCATTGCAGTCTCAGTGATCGCAATATCCATGAGTTTTTATTTCTATCAGGTATTTTTCAGCCCAAATGCGCTGATAGACTCTGACCAGAAATACATGCTGAAGATAGGAAGCAATGATACGTACAAGACTGTCGCAAACAGGCTATACGATGATCAAGTTGTCAATGATCTGGTAAGCTTTAGCTTCGTGGCAAAAATCCTCGACTATCAGGAAGGTGTAAAACCTGGACTCTATACCGTCACTCCGAAGATGACCAATCTCGAACTGGTCAAACTTCTGCGCTCAGGCAGACAGACCCCTGTACGCATTACTTTTAACAATGTAAGAACTAAGGAAGATCTGGCAGAAAAGATCACAGCCAACCTGGAAATCACCAACGATCAGTTTCTAAACATGATCCAAGATTCTGTCTATATACGGAAATTTGATTTTGAGGAAGAGACTATCATGAGCATGTTCATCCCCAATACCTATGAACTGTGGTGGAACACAAGCCCTGAGGCGCTTTTTGACCGCATGTATAGGGAATATAACAGCTTCTGGACAGACACCAGAAAACAGAAAGCAAGTTTGCTTGGCCTAAATCCAAAAGAAATAAGTACCCTGGCCAGTATTGTGCAGGCGGAAAGCCAAAAAGCGGATGAGCGTCCGAAAATCGCAGGGGTCTATCTTAATAGACTAAGGCTGAACATGCCGCTACAGGCAGACCCAACTTTAGTATTCGCACTAGGTGATTTCGAACTGAAGCGTGTTCTTAACATCCATAAAGAAACCGACAGCCCTTACAACACTTATATGTATGCAGGCCTTCCTCCTGGCCCGATCAATCTTCCAGACATCAACTCGCTGGACGCTGTGCTCAATGCGGAAAGTCACGACTACCTCTACTTCTGTGCTAAGGAGGATTTTTCCGGATATCATGCCTTTGCGGTCACGCTTGCCCAACATACTGCCAATGCCCGGAGATACCAGGCAGCCCTGAACGCTGCAAAAATCTATTAA
- a CDS encoding (deoxy)nucleoside triphosphate pyrophosphohydrolase produces the protein MEKIFVTCALLFSDQKVLCAQRSATMPLPGLWEFPGGKIEVGESAEECLAREILEELGINITVIQAMPASEYSYKSGVMIHLLPFICNWDEGELRLIEHQAARWLRKEELKTVNWAPADIPIVQDLMDKWNIIQKQLVDYTKET, from the coding sequence ATGGAGAAAATTTTCGTCACCTGTGCGCTGCTCTTCTCTGACCAAAAAGTGCTTTGTGCCCAGCGATCGGCGACTATGCCTCTTCCAGGTTTATGGGAATTTCCTGGCGGGAAAATTGAAGTGGGAGAAAGTGCCGAAGAATGCCTAGCCCGGGAGATCCTTGAGGAATTGGGCATAAACATTACTGTCATCCAGGCCATGCCTGCCTCGGAGTATTCTTATAAGTCTGGAGTCATGATCCATCTGCTTCCGTTTATCTGTAATTGGGATGAGGGTGAGCTTAGGCTGATTGAGCACCAGGCTGCCCGATGGTTAAGAAAAGAGGAGCTGAAGACTGTAAATTGGGCTCCGGCGGATATACCTATAGTGCAAGACCTGATGGATAAATGGAACATTATTCAAAAACAACTAGTTGATTATACCAAAGAAACTTAA
- a CDS encoding L-threonylcarbamoyladenylate synthase, which produces MPAELIRLYEENPDQDKVRKIAATLRDGGVVIYPTDTVYGMGCDIMNLRAVERICKIKGINPKKHNFSIICADLSNISQFTKVISKPVFKMMKKGLPGPFTFILEASNQVPKILHSKKKTLGIRVPDHNVPRMLVEELGHPILTTSINDEDEVVEYSTDPELIFEKYQHLVDVVIDGGYGQNIASTVLDCTGYEVEVLREGLGKLEDLE; this is translated from the coding sequence ATGCCTGCCGAATTGATCCGATTATATGAGGAAAACCCAGACCAGGACAAGGTCAGAAAAATCGCCGCTACGCTTCGGGATGGGGGAGTGGTGATCTACCCTACTGATACCGTTTATGGAATGGGCTGTGATATTATGAACTTACGTGCTGTAGAGCGTATATGTAAAATCAAGGGAATCAATCCCAAAAAGCATAACTTCTCTATTATTTGTGCAGACCTGAGTAATATTTCTCAGTTTACCAAGGTGATCAGTAAGCCTGTTTTTAAGATGATGAAAAAAGGCTTGCCGGGGCCCTTTACATTTATTTTGGAAGCAAGTAATCAGGTTCCGAAGATTTTGCATAGCAAGAAGAAAACCCTGGGAATCAGGGTTCCTGATCATAATGTGCCGAGGATGTTAGTGGAAGAATTGGGGCATCCCATACTCACCACTTCCATCAATGACGAGGATGAGGTGGTAGAATACAGCACGGATCCGGAGTTGATTTTTGAAAAATACCAGCATCTCGTTGATGTGGTGATAGATGGGGGATATGGGCAGAATATCGCTTCTACCGTATTGGATTGCACGGGATATGAAGTAGAAGTGCTGAGAGAAGGATTGGGCAAACTGGAGGATTTGGAATAA
- a CDS encoding WbqC family protein, giving the protein MAKIIAVDLHYFPNLEFFAAISGSDELLFFPEEIYQRQSFFNRVQIRLANKVGALSVPIKGRRPRLSLKDIKIDYSQNWLNTHVRSIQSAYGKAPFYEYYFPYFEQVFQKKPESLWELNWEILTICLSLLRMPAKMRVFDSSVEDPWSEDIRGQLVPSVPFSERGYYNASPYFQLFGLDFEPNLSILDLLFCEGPAAKEIVLKSVKKQ; this is encoded by the coding sequence ATGGCAAAAATCATTGCAGTGGATCTGCACTATTTCCCAAACCTGGAATTTTTTGCGGCTATATCGGGGTCAGATGAGCTCCTGTTTTTCCCGGAAGAAATTTATCAAAGACAATCTTTTTTCAACCGGGTTCAAATACGGCTTGCCAACAAGGTGGGGGCACTGAGTGTGCCGATCAAAGGCAGGCGACCTAGACTTTCTCTGAAAGATATCAAGATCGATTATTCTCAAAACTGGTTGAATACACATGTAAGAAGTATTCAGAGTGCTTACGGAAAAGCACCTTTTTACGAATATTATTTCCCTTATTTTGAACAGGTGTTTCAGAAAAAACCAGAGAGTTTGTGGGAACTGAACTGGGAGATACTGACAATATGTCTCAGTCTCTTGCGGATGCCTGCCAAGATGCGGGTGTTTGACAGCAGTGTGGAGGATCCTTGGTCTGAGGATATAAGGGGGCAACTGGTGCCCTCAGTGCCTTTTTCAGAGCGGGGTTATTACAATGCATCACCTTATTTCCAACTTTTTGGCTTAGACTTTGAGCCTAATCTGAGTATTCTGGATTTATTGTTTTGTGAAGGGCCGGCAGCTAAGGAAATAGTCTTAAAGTCTGTAAAAAAACAGTGA
- a CDS encoding ATP-dependent Clp protease ATP-binding subunit: protein MEAKFSNRVKEVISLSREEALRLGHDYIGTEHLLLGMIREGEGVAVSILKKLGVPMDELRNAIERAVKGTANHNVKNMANIPLTRQSEKVLKITYLEAKIFKSQLIGTEHLLLSILRDEDNIATQILNKFEINYDSVKEMLEMSSDSSPRSRAEAEDGDDDGSKLFGSSSGSSGASKPGAEKSRTPVLDNFGRDLTKMAEDDKLDPIIGREKEIERVAQILSRRKKNNPILIGEPGVGKTAIAEGLALRIIQKKVSRVLFNKRVVTLDLASLVAGTKYRGQFEERMKAVMNELEKSPNVILFIDELHTIVGAGGASGSLDASNMFKPALARGEIQCIGATTLDEYRQYIEKDGALARRFQMVMVDATTPEETVQILNNIKDKYEDHHNVNYTDEAIVACVKLSDRYISDRFLPDKAIDILDEAGARVHINNIHVPEEILKLEAEVEDIKTEKNRVVKSQKYEEAAQLRDKEKKLLEQLETAKNKWEEESKSKRYTVDEDHVAEVIAMMTGVPAKRIAQNEGVKLLGMNTELSGKVIGQDEAIKKLTKAIQRTRVGLKDPKKPIGSFIFLGPTGVGKTELAKMLATYLFDKDDSLIRIDMSEYMEKFSVSRLVGAPPGYVGYEEGGQLTEKVRRKPYSVVLLDEIEKAHPDVFNILLQVLDDGILTDGLGRKVDFRNTIIIMTSNIGVRDLKDFGAGIGFASQAKSDNMDEVMKSTIQSALKKAFSPEFLNRLDDVVVFNSLTREHIFKIIDISLGKLFSRITDLGYKIELTEKAKEFLAEKGYDQQYGARPLNRAIQKYLEDAIAEEILKGDLSEGDVITADYAGEGTELTIAVRKKEKAEE, encoded by the coding sequence ATGGAAGCAAAATTTTCGAACAGAGTCAAAGAGGTGATCTCTCTTAGCCGCGAAGAAGCACTTCGCCTGGGACATGATTACATTGGCACAGAGCACCTCTTACTGGGGATGATTCGCGAGGGTGAAGGTGTTGCTGTTTCCATTCTTAAGAAATTGGGAGTGCCAATGGATGAGTTGCGTAATGCGATAGAACGTGCTGTAAAGGGCACAGCAAATCACAACGTAAAAAATATGGCAAATATCCCTCTGACCAGACAGTCAGAGAAGGTGTTGAAAATCACGTATTTAGAGGCTAAAATATTTAAAAGTCAATTGATCGGGACGGAGCATCTGCTTCTTTCTATATTAAGGGATGAAGACAATATCGCCACTCAGATACTCAACAAATTTGAAATCAATTACGATTCGGTAAAGGAGATGCTGGAAATGTCATCGGATAGTTCCCCTCGCTCACGAGCAGAGGCTGAGGATGGAGATGACGACGGTTCCAAGCTTTTCGGTTCTTCCAGTGGAAGCTCTGGGGCATCCAAGCCTGGAGCTGAGAAATCAAGAACGCCTGTATTGGATAATTTCGGCAGAGACCTGACCAAAATGGCTGAGGATGATAAGCTGGATCCTATCATCGGCCGGGAGAAGGAAATCGAACGGGTAGCCCAGATACTTTCAAGAAGAAAGAAAAACAATCCGATCTTGATCGGTGAGCCTGGAGTGGGTAAGACAGCTATAGCCGAGGGCTTGGCGCTTAGGATTATCCAGAAGAAGGTGTCTCGAGTATTGTTCAACAAACGGGTAGTGACCCTGGATCTGGCTTCATTAGTAGCCGGCACCAAATACAGAGGGCAGTTTGAAGAGAGAATGAAAGCCGTGATGAATGAACTGGAGAAATCACCAAATGTGATCCTTTTCATAGATGAGCTTCATACAATAGTAGGTGCAGGCGGAGCTTCGGGGTCACTTGATGCTTCCAATATGTTCAAGCCGGCATTGGCTCGCGGAGAAATCCAATGCATAGGTGCTACCACGTTGGATGAGTATCGCCAATATATTGAGAAAGATGGGGCTTTAGCAAGAAGATTTCAGATGGTGATGGTAGATGCCACCACTCCTGAAGAAACTGTCCAGATCCTTAATAACATTAAAGACAAGTACGAGGATCACCACAATGTCAACTATACCGACGAGGCTATTGTTGCTTGTGTGAAACTTTCTGACCGATATATTTCTGACCGATTCCTACCGGATAAAGCCATAGATATTTTGGACGAAGCGGGAGCCAGAGTCCATATCAACAATATCCATGTGCCGGAAGAGATTCTGAAACTAGAAGCTGAGGTGGAAGATATCAAGACGGAGAAAAACCGGGTGGTGAAATCCCAGAAATACGAGGAAGCAGCTCAACTTAGAGATAAAGAGAAAAAGTTACTTGAGCAACTGGAAACAGCTAAAAACAAGTGGGAAGAAGAGAGCAAATCCAAGAGATATACGGTAGATGAAGATCATGTAGCAGAAGTAATTGCTATGATGACCGGCGTACCTGCGAAGAGAATAGCGCAGAACGAAGGTGTGAAATTGCTGGGTATGAATACTGAACTTTCGGGTAAAGTAATCGGACAGGATGAGGCTATCAAGAAGCTGACGAAGGCTATCCAAAGAACCCGAGTTGGACTGAAAGATCCTAAAAAGCCGATAGGTTCCTTTATTTTCTTGGGTCCTACAGGTGTCGGTAAGACGGAGTTGGCCAAAATGCTGGCAACTTACCTATTCGACAAAGATGATTCTCTGATCAGAATAGATATGTCTGAGTATATGGAGAAATTCTCCGTATCCAGATTGGTAGGAGCGCCTCCGGGCTACGTCGGGTATGAAGAAGGTGGACAGTTGACTGAGAAAGTCAGAAGAAAACCATACTCTGTAGTCTTGCTGGATGAGATAGAAAAAGCTCATCCGGATGTGTTCAACATTCTCCTCCAGGTCTTGGATGATGGTATATTGACTGATGGATTGGGAAGAAAAGTGGATTTTAGAAACACGATCATCATCATGACTTCGAATATTGGAGTCCGTGATTTGAAGGATTTCGGTGCAGGGATTGGTTTTGCCAGTCAGGCCAAATCTGACAATATGGATGAAGTGATGAAATCGACCATTCAGTCCGCTTTGAAGAAAGCATTCAGTCCTGAATTCTTAAATAGACTGGACGATGTGGTTGTCTTCAATTCTCTTACTAGAGAACATATCTTCAAGATAATAGACATCAGTTTGGGTAAGTTGTTTTCCAGAATCACAGATCTGGGTTATAAGATAGAACTTACCGAAAAGGCAAAGGAATTCTTGGCTGAGAAGGGATATGACCAGCAATATGGCGCAAGACCATTGAACAGAGCTATCCAGAAATATCTGGAGGATGCGATTGCTGAGGAAATCCTTAAAGGAGATCTTTCTGAGGGTGATGTGATCACTGCAGATTATGCCGGAGAAGGCACGGAATTGACTATCGCTGTAAGAAAGAAAGAAAAGGCTGAAGAGTAA
- a CDS encoding YiiX/YebB-like N1pC/P60 family cysteine hydrolase — protein sequence MVFKRFLHIILLTYSLNILLSCQSKDEFLWQEGDILFQDGDCGDFCDAIRAVTSGYDGRDFSHNGFLLLENNKWYILEAISKGVSKTPLDSFLTRHLDTDGKPKVMVGRLKPEYQHLIPTALQEAKKLLGKPYDSEFDLLNDSYYCSELIHLSLQHANKGEPVFETPPMTFKDPDSKEFFPIWETYYAKLGKAIPEGMPGLNPGGMSQDAAIEMVYDFQK from the coding sequence ATGGTTTTTAAGCGTTTTCTCCATATAATTTTATTAACCTATTCGCTCAACATCCTACTTTCCTGCCAATCTAAGGATGAGTTTCTATGGCAGGAAGGAGACATCCTCTTTCAGGACGGAGATTGTGGTGATTTCTGCGATGCAATACGTGCAGTGACATCAGGATATGATGGAAGGGATTTCTCCCATAATGGATTTCTCCTCTTGGAAAACAATAAATGGTATATACTGGAGGCTATCTCAAAAGGCGTATCAAAAACTCCTCTTGACAGTTTTCTTACCCGTCATCTGGATACCGATGGCAAGCCGAAAGTGATGGTGGGAAGATTAAAACCTGAATACCAGCATCTCATTCCTACCGCATTGCAAGAAGCCAAAAAACTTCTTGGAAAACCCTACGACTCGGAATTTGACTTACTCAATGACTCCTACTACTGTTCAGAACTCATACACCTATCACTTCAACATGCAAATAAGGGAGAGCCGGTATTCGAAACACCCCCAATGACATTTAAAGACCCGGATTCTAAAGAGTTTTTTCCGATTTGGGAAACTTACTATGCCAAGCTTGGCAAAGCCATTCCAGAAGGGATGCCAGGGCTTAATCCAGGGGGAATGTCACAGGATGCGGCTATAGAGATGGTTTATGACTTTCAAAAATAA
- a CDS encoding helix-hairpin-helix domain-containing protein, with amino-acid sequence MELHDENPFKIRSYQNALITLERGDQDIMMLSEQELAAIQGVGKSMLEAIQQLKETDTFPMLEELLAKTPEGILEVLQIKGLGPKKIKILWNELGITSTHELMEACQAGKVAKIKGFGEKTQNTIIENLEFTASNSGKWLYADISPMIYQLEATFKALTPEAILEIVGDFARKMEIITEAEFLIAGNDLASVKSNVKSMDSITWNLRESGPRVLRGNLKEIDLRISVHFCSDEDYLWKKLSLTAAPLHLESLVDGQESVAKKLLKKDYTSEEEFFSTNKLQFIPAEMREGFGEIELAKENKIPELLTDKDLKGILHNHSTYSDGKHSLRQMAEYCRELGYGYLGISDHSKTAFYAGGLTEDQIVKQHQEIDALNKEMAPFRIFKGIESDILSDGKLDYEADVLASFDFIVSSIHSILNMDIKRATSRLITAIENPYTTILGHPTGRLLLRRQGYPINHKAIIDACAANNVVIEINANPWRLDLDWRWVRYAIDQGVMLSINPDAHEMDGYADMKYGVLVGRKGGLTAEMTLNAMNVDEISKYFDTRLEKIKSKK; translated from the coding sequence ATGGAACTTCACGATGAAAACCCCTTTAAAATCCGAAGCTATCAAAATGCGCTAATCACCTTGGAACGGGGGGATCAGGACATTATGATGCTTAGTGAGCAAGAACTTGCCGCAATACAGGGAGTTGGGAAAAGCATGCTGGAAGCAATACAGCAGCTGAAGGAGACGGATACCTTTCCCATGCTGGAGGAATTGCTGGCAAAAACGCCTGAGGGAATCCTGGAAGTGCTTCAGATCAAGGGCTTGGGGCCAAAAAAAATAAAAATACTCTGGAATGAATTAGGCATTACGTCCACCCATGAATTGATGGAAGCTTGCCAAGCGGGAAAAGTGGCCAAAATCAAGGGATTCGGCGAAAAAACCCAGAATACAATCATAGAAAATCTGGAATTTACAGCATCCAATTCGGGTAAGTGGCTCTATGCCGACATCTCACCGATGATCTATCAGCTGGAAGCAACTTTTAAAGCTCTAACACCAGAAGCCATTTTGGAAATTGTAGGGGATTTTGCCAGAAAAATGGAAATCATCACGGAAGCCGAGTTCCTTATTGCGGGGAATGATTTAGCTTCTGTAAAATCCAATGTCAAGTCGATGGATTCCATAACATGGAATCTACGCGAATCAGGCCCCAGGGTACTGCGTGGCAACCTGAAAGAAATCGATTTAAGGATCAGCGTTCATTTTTGCTCCGACGAAGATTATCTATGGAAGAAACTTTCCCTTACTGCTGCGCCATTGCACCTTGAATCCTTAGTAGATGGGCAAGAAAGTGTGGCCAAAAAGTTACTCAAGAAAGATTACACCAGCGAGGAGGAATTTTTCAGCACCAATAAGCTTCAGTTTATCCCTGCTGAGATGCGGGAGGGATTTGGGGAAATCGAGCTGGCTAAGGAGAACAAAATCCCTGAATTACTGACCGATAAAGACCTGAAAGGAATACTTCACAACCACTCCACCTACAGTGACGGCAAGCATAGTCTGAGGCAAATGGCTGAATATTGCAGAGAACTGGGCTATGGATACCTGGGAATCTCTGATCACAGTAAAACGGCTTTTTACGCAGGAGGACTGACAGAAGATCAAATCGTCAAACAGCATCAGGAAATAGACGCATTGAACAAGGAAATGGCTCCTTTCCGGATTTTCAAAGGGATAGAAAGCGATATTCTTTCAGATGGGAAACTTGATTACGAAGCGGATGTGCTGGCGAGTTTTGACTTTATTGTATCCTCTATACACTCTATTCTAAACATGGACATCAAACGGGCCACATCCCGATTGATCACAGCAATAGAGAATCCTTACACCACTATCCTGGGACATCCCACGGGTAGATTACTGCTTCGTCGTCAAGGCTACCCTATTAACCACAAAGCTATTATAGATGCCTGTGCGGCCAATAATGTGGTCATAGAAATCAACGCAAATCCCTGGAGACTGGATCTGGATTGGAGGTGGGTTCGGTATGCCATAGATCAGGGCGTGATGCTTTCCATCAATCCCGACGCCCACGAAATGGACGGATATGCAGACATGAAATATGGTGTATTGGTTGGAAGAAAAGGAGGACTTACCGCCGAGATGACCCTAAACGCAATGAACGTGGATGAAATAAGTAAGTACTTTGATACACGACTGGAGAAAATAAAGAGCAAAAAATAA
- a CDS encoding EVE domain-containing protein, which yields MKYWMVKSEPESYSWDDFVAQNEDIWDGVRNYQARNFLRDMQLGDLVFFYHSGKEKAVVGIAEVSEEQFPEPGNEDWTAVKLKVKRALKKPVTLADIKAEDRLSGLPMLKQSRLSVLPVGKEEFDVLLKMGS from the coding sequence ATGAAGTACTGGATGGTAAAGTCTGAGCCAGAGTCGTATTCCTGGGATGATTTCGTCGCTCAAAATGAAGATATTTGGGACGGAGTGAGAAATTATCAGGCTAGGAATTTTTTAAGGGATATGCAGTTGGGCGACTTGGTGTTTTTTTACCATAGCGGCAAGGAAAAGGCTGTAGTAGGAATTGCCGAAGTCAGTGAGGAGCAGTTTCCAGAACCTGGGAATGAAGACTGGACAGCAGTCAAATTGAAAGTGAAGCGTGCCTTGAAAAAGCCTGTAACGCTGGCTGATATCAAAGCTGAGGATAGGCTTTCAGGATTGCCCATGCTGAAGCAATCCCGCCTGTCAGTGCTTCCGGTGGGTAAAGAAGAGTTTGATGTATTGCTAAAAATGGGGTCATGA